From one Kwoniella dejecticola CBS 10117 chromosome 2, complete sequence genomic stretch:
- a CDS encoding cytochrome c oxidase assembly protein COX19 — protein sequence MSFGRPGFADTFKVSPPQRGSFPLDHDGDCKDAMLSYLKCLKSNANDNGKCRLQSKKYLECRMDNGLMTRDDFQNLGLGDVVDPLLPKPEATTAPASTSAFVPNSNSSSSSTSAQTPPTNQERI from the exons ATGTCCTTCGGCAGACCCGGATTCGCAGATACCTTCAAAGTATCCCCTCCTCAACGGGGTTCATTTCCCTTAGACcacgatg GAGACTGTAAAGACGCGATGTTATCATATCTGAAATGCCTCAAATCAAATGCCAACGATAATGGGAAATGCAGACTACAGTCGAAGAAATATCTAGAATGCAGGATGGATAA CGGCCTGATGACAAGAGACGATTTCCAGAATCTCGGATTGGGGGATGTCGtcgatcctcttctaccCAAACCTGAAGCTACAACAGCACCAGCATCAACGTCAGCCTTTGTACCAAACTCGAATAGCTCCTCCAGTTCGACTTCAGCGCAAACACCGCCGACAAATCAAGAACGGATATAA